The genomic stretch TGACGCACGGCACCGCCCTGATCGAGGTCGGCGGCGCCACGCCGGTGGAACAGAAACGCACCGCCCAGCTTCTGGAGGATTCGCTGGCCGCCGCCCGTGCCGCGCTGGCCGACGGGGTGGTTCCCGGCGGCGGCACCGCGCTGGCCCGCATCGCCCCGCTGCTCGACCGGCTGGCCGCAGATGTGGGGGAGGGCGAGAAGGCCGGGGTAAGGCTGGTGCAGCGGGCAATGCTCCAGCCCCTGGTCTGCATCGCCGAGAATGGCGGGCTGGACGGGGCCGGTGTCGCCGCCCGGATCACCGAACTTCCCGACGGATCCGGCTTCGATGCCCGCACCGGCCGGTTCGGCGATCTGTTCGCCGCGGGGATCATCGATCCGGTCAAGGTCACCACGCTGGCATTGCTGAACGCGGTGTCGGTCGCCAAGCTGGTGCTGACCACCCATACCCTGATCGCCGACATCCCCGACGATGTCGATCCCACCGCCGGCCCGGCCCGCGGCGGTGGAATGGAGCGCTATGGGCGGACCTGATCCCGCCCGGCCGCAAAACCTCACCTCCACCTTCGGGGAGAAAGGCAGGAAAAAAGCCATAGAGTAATCCGCTACTACCGCTCCCGCCTCGGTTCGGCTTATGTGTACTATACAAACAATCATTGGCGCGGAGGAATGCCGGGCGAATCTCCGCATCCCTGTCCAGACTGACTCTGGTCCTGAAGGGCTTTGACCAAAACACAATCGGTGCTGGGAACAGCATCAAAGACACCGGGCAAAAACGCCGGGAAGTAGGGAGGGAGCATGTTGTCCAACGAACGGGCTGGCATCGGCCGTCTGGCCGTTGCACCGTCCGCACCGGCGTTCCACGCGCTGGTGGATGGTGAAACGGCCACGATGAAAGCGTGGGAGGATTTCGTTTCCGGCTCGCGGCGGGACAATCTGCCGGTCCGCGACGTCGTCATCCGATCCTGGGCGCGATGTCAGAGCTTTCTGGTCGACGCGCGGGCGGACGCCGCCCCGGTGGTCGGCGGCGACCACATCGAAGCCCTGCGCCGCGACAACCGCGACCTGCTTCAGGCGGCGGCCTCGACCCTGGCGGAGGCGGCGGACCTGCTGGCCGGAACGCGGACGGTCATGCTCATCACCGATGCCAACGGCATAGTGCTGGAAGCCGCCGGCGACCGCGCCACGCTGAACGCGGCACGCGACATCAGTCTGGCCTGCGGCGGCCAGTGGGGCGAAAGCTGTGCCGGGACCAACGGCATCGGCACGGCGCTCGCCTCAAAGCAGCCGGTGCTGGTCCAGGCGGCGGAGCATTACTGTGCCGGTATCAAGGGGTGGAGCTGCGCCGGGGCGCCGATCCACGACCCGGTCGACGGATCGGTCGTCGGTCTGCTCGACATCTCCGGCCTGAAGCAGAGCTTCAGCGGACAGGCGCTGGCCCTGGCCGTGGTCGCCGCCCGGCAGGTCGAATGGAATCTCGCCCGCCAGACGGAGGCCGAACATGTGCGGCTTCTGGAGGCCTGTCTGGAGGACAGCCAGAGATATGCCGGCGAGGGGCTGATAGCCCTCGATGCCCGAGGGCGTCTTCTCTATGCGAGCCGCAAGGCGGCGCATCTGCTGAAGGCCACCCTGGGATCCGACCTGCCGCAGTTGAGCCGTGGGACGAGGCTGCCTATTCCGGGAATGGGGGGGGATGCCGGGGGCAGGGCGGAGGGCCGACTGCCGGTTCCGGCCGACTGGGTCCGGCCGCTGATGCTGGATGGAGAACGTCGGGGGACACTGCTGGTCATTCCCACCGCCGCATCGGCCCGCCCATCGGCCGGGCGCCGTGCCGTGCCGGACGAATCCGATCACAGCCGCTGCCGCTTCGCCGACATCGTGGGGGACAGCGACAGCCTGCGCGCCGTGATCGGACAGGGGGAACGTCTGGCGCCGCTGCCGGTGCCCATCCTGATCGAGGGGGAGACCGGGGTCGGCAAGGAACTGTTCGCGCGTGCCGTCCATGGTCACGGCGCGGCGGCCGGCGGTCCCTTCGTGCCGTTCAATTGCGGGGCCGTCTCGCGCGAGATGCTGGGCAGCGAGCTGTTCGGCTATGTGCGTGGCGCCTTCACCGGCGCGGCGGCGGAGGGGCGGATCGGCCGATTCGAGCTGGCGGACGGCGGCACGCTGTGTCTGGACGAGATCGGCGAATTGCCGCTCGACCTCCAACCCTATCTGCTGCGGGTGCTGGAGGAGGGCGTGCTGTACCGCATCGGCGACAATGTCCCGCGCCGGGTGTCGGTGCGGCTGCTCGCCATGACCAACCGGAATTTGCGCCAGGAGGTCGCCGCCGGCCGCTTCCGCCGCGACCTCTATCACCGCCTCGCCGTTACGGCGCTGCGGGTGCCGCCCTTGCGGGAACGGCATGGTGATGTTCCGCGCCTGATCTCCCATTTCAACGGCCTGCTGTCTGAGCGGCATGGCCGGGCGCCCGTCCGCTTCACCGCGGAGGCGCTGGAACTGCTGCAACGTTATGGCTGGCCGGGCAATGTCCGGGAACTGCGCAATGCGGTCGAGCGCGCGGTCCTGCTGTCCACCAGCGGGCTTGTCGGTATCGACGACCTGCCGGACGAGGTGCGCGACGCCTGCGGCTGCGTGGGGGCGGAGGTGGGAACAGGGGTGAGTGCAGAGGGCTGGCCGCTGCTGGCATCGCCGCCCCTGCCCGTCATGTCGCTGACGGTTACCGAACAGCGCGCCATCGAGGACGTGATCGCGGCGACCGGCGGGAACCTGTCGGATGCGGCGGCGGCCCTGGGCATTTCGCGCAGCACGCTGTACCGCAAGATGAGCCAGCATGGCATCGAGCGCACGACAGCCAGACGCATGGCCACCAAGAGCATGGCGGCCAGAAGCACGGCGGCCTGAAAGCCGGATCAGGGGAAAAAGGGACCAGGGAAAGGGTGGCGCATGTGCCAGATTTTCGTCAACACCGATCCGATCCTGTATGAGGCGCGGTCACGCTCGGTGCGCATCCACGGCATGGTCACCAGCATCCGTCTTGAGAACCTGTTCTGGAACGTCCTCGCCGACATCGCCGCGGATCAGGGGACCACGACGAACCGCCTGATCCTGTCACTGTACGACGAGGTGATGGAGGCGCATGGGGCGGTTCAGAACCTCGCATCCTTCCTGCGCGTGAGTTGTGTCCGCTATCTGTCGATGAAGCCGCATAAGTCGCTGCCAGCGAAGGTAGCCGAAACCCCGGACGGTTCCGAGCCATCCTTGATCGGTGACAGCACATCCGTCGTTTCACTCTGGCGGGATGGCCGTCAATCCGACAGGCCATGAAGCCATGGCGTTGCCCTAGGATTCCTGACCGGCCGTGGCGGCATCCCCGGTCGGTCAGGGGTCTCGGCAATGATCAGCGCGCCTGCCGACGGTTCCGCAGGGCGCGGGTGGCGAGGCACAGCTCCTCGAACAGGATCTGCGCGCCGACCTGGGCGGTGTTGCTGGTCGGGTCATATTGCGGCGCCACCTCCACCACGTCGGCACCGACGACATCCAGCCCGTCCAGACCGCGCAGGATCGCCAGAGCCTCGCGCGAGGTCAGGCCACCCACCTCCGGCGTGCCGGTGCCGGGCGCATAGACCGGATCGAGGCAATCGACGTCGAAGGAGACATAGACCGGGCCGTCGCCGACCACCTCGCGGGCTTTCGCGATGACCGCCTTGACGCCCATCTCCTCGACATCCTCGGCGTGTAGCACGGTCATGCCGGACTCGTAGGAGAATTCCCAGAAGAACTCGGCGCTGCCGCGGATGCCGATCTGGATGGTGCGGTCCGGATCCAGCACGCCGTCGAGCACCGCCGTGCGGAACGGACCGCTGTGGTGGAAGCGGGCGCCGTCGCCGACCCCGCTGGTGTCGCAATGGGCGTCGAAATGCACCAGGCCGACCGGCCGGTCGCGGCCCAGGCTCTTCAGGATCGAGCCGGTGATCGAATGGTCGCCGCCGACCGACAGCGGGACGACGCCGGCATCGGCCAGCCGGGCATAGAAGGCCTGGATGTCGAGATGGCAGCTGTCGTGGCTGAGATAGTTGCCGAAGGGGACGTCGCCGATGTCGGCGATCTCCACCAGGGTGGACGGCGCCAGCTTCAGCACATGGTCGTAGGGACCGATGCGGTCGGTGTTGCGCAGCGCCCGCGGTCCGAAGCGGGAGCCGGCCCGGTTGGTCACACCAAGGTCGAGCGGCACCCCGACCAGGGCGATGTCCAGCCCGCCGAAGTCCGGCAGCGCCGCCAGATCGGTGCGCAGCGGCGCATCCAGCAGGGTTCCGGCATCGCAATAGGGCTGGCGCGGCGCCTCGGCCCCGCGGAAAACCGCTTCGGCCACCTGCCGGAACTGCGGATCGAAGAAATCGGCCGGCGAGGCGGTGCCGTAGCGTTCGCGCAGGCGCGCCAGTTTCACAGTGTCAACCATGTCGCAAACTCCCTTCCTTGCCGTCAGGCTGTCGCCAGCGCGGTCACGATCTCGCCGGCGACGCGCTCGCCGGATCGGATGGCGCCGTCCATATAGCCCTGCCAGCGGGCGGCGGTTTCGGTGCCGGCCCAGTGGATGAGGCCGCAGGGAGCGGTCAGCGCCGGGCCGAGACGGGTCCAGACGCCGGGAACCATGAAGCCGGCATAGCCGCCGCGCGAATATTCCTCCTCCAGCCAGGACTGCTCGATGAATTCGCGAACCTCAAGCGCGCGCGGGCCGAACAGCCGCGCCAGGGCGTCGAGCACGGCGGTCCGCCGCTCCCCGGTGCTGCGGCCGGTCCACTCCTTGGCGTCGTCGCCCTCGATGAAGCAGACCAGGACGCCCGGCAGGCCGGATGGCGGCGAGTTGTCGTAGGTCAGGCTGATCGGGCCATCCTGGTTGACCGCCATGCCCGACAGCCCGTCCTCGCGCCAGAAGGGCGTGTCGTAGAAGCACTGGATCTTGATGCAGGCGCCCATCGGCATGCGCTGGGTCAGGTGGTCGCGCTGGCCGGGCAGGGCGGGGCTGTAGCGCAGGCGGCCGGCCAGCGCCGGGGGAAGGGTGACGATCACCCGGTCGGCGCGCAGGCTGCCGCCGGCATGCTCTATGGTGACGCCGCTGCCGTCCTGGGTGATGGCGGTGACCGGACAGTTGAAGCGGATGTCGTCGCGCAGGCTGTCGGCCAGCCGTTCGGCCAGTTGCTGGGCACCCTTGGTGAAGCGCCGCTCCTGCGCGCCGCCGGACATGCTGATCAGGCTGGCCAGCCCACCGCCGGCCTTGATGTAGACCATCACATGCAGCATCGACAGCTCGCGGGCATCGGCGGCCAGCACCGAATTGGCCAGGAAGCACATCCAGAAGGCGGCCTCCGGCGTGTTGGCGGTGCGGACGATCCACTGCTCGAAGGTGATGCTGTCCAGTTCGCCGGCATTGGGCGTCTCCCACGGGCGCTCGGCATCAGCGGTCGCCGCCAGCGCATCGAGCGCGCCGAAGATTGCCTCGGTATCCGCGAGGCCGGCCGGCTCGTGCGGAGGCAGCAGGCCGGCGAAGCGCATCAGCTTGCCGTCATAAAGGCAGAGATTCTCGCCCGCCTCGTAGGAGGGAAAGGTTTCGACCCCCAGTTCCTCGGCCAGCGCGATGACGCGATCCTGGCCCGGACCGATCCACTGGCCGCCGACATCCACCGGCGTGCCGTCCGTCGCCAACTTGGTGTTGATGCGTCCGCCGACCCGGTCGCGGGCTTCCAGGACGGTGACGCGGTGGCCGGCGGCCTTCAGGGCGCGGGCGGCGGTCAGTCCGGCGAAGCCGGCACCGATGACGGCGACATGACCAATGGATGCTTGACGGGATGCGGTGTGGATCGGGGAGTTGCCCATGGTGTCTCCGAAGGATTCGCGGGTTTGTCAGAGATACATGCGTTGGGCCGCGACGATCAGATTCTGGATTTGCTGTCTGGCCCGCGGCGTGTTGGCGGTGGCGAGCCACTGGAGGACGGTGCCGACGAAACCGGTGAAGATGAAATTCGCC from Azospirillum sp. TSH100 encodes the following:
- a CDS encoding sigma-54-dependent Fis family transcriptional regulator is translated as MLSNERAGIGRLAVAPSAPAFHALVDGETATMKAWEDFVSGSRRDNLPVRDVVIRSWARCQSFLVDARADAAPVVGGDHIEALRRDNRDLLQAAASTLAEAADLLAGTRTVMLITDANGIVLEAAGDRATLNAARDISLACGGQWGESCAGTNGIGTALASKQPVLVQAAEHYCAGIKGWSCAGAPIHDPVDGSVVGLLDISGLKQSFSGQALALAVVAARQVEWNLARQTEAEHVRLLEACLEDSQRYAGEGLIALDARGRLLYASRKAAHLLKATLGSDLPQLSRGTRLPIPGMGGDAGGRAEGRLPVPADWVRPLMLDGERRGTLLVIPTAASARPSAGRRAVPDESDHSRCRFADIVGDSDSLRAVIGQGERLAPLPVPILIEGETGVGKELFARAVHGHGAAAGGPFVPFNCGAVSREMLGSELFGYVRGAFTGAAAEGRIGRFELADGGTLCLDEIGELPLDLQPYLLRVLEEGVLYRIGDNVPRRVSVRLLAMTNRNLRQEVAAGRFRRDLYHRLAVTALRVPPLRERHGDVPRLISHFNGLLSERHGRAPVRFTAEALELLQRYGWPGNVRELRNAVERAVLLSTSGLVGIDDLPDEVRDACGCVGAEVGTGVSAEGWPLLASPPLPVMSLTVTEQRAIEDVIAATGGNLSDAAAALGISRSTLYRKMSQHGIERTTARRMATKSMAARSTAA
- a CDS encoding ribbon-helix-helix domain-containing protein — its product is MCQIFVNTDPILYEARSRSVRIHGMVTSIRLENLFWNVLADIAADQGTTTNRLILSLYDEVMEAHGAVQNLASFLRVSCVRYLSMKPHKSLPAKVAETPDGSEPSLIGDSTSVVSLWRDGRQSDRP
- the speB gene encoding agmatinase → MVDTVKLARLRERYGTASPADFFDPQFRQVAEAVFRGAEAPRQPYCDAGTLLDAPLRTDLAALPDFGGLDIALVGVPLDLGVTNRAGSRFGPRALRNTDRIGPYDHVLKLAPSTLVEIADIGDVPFGNYLSHDSCHLDIQAFYARLADAGVVPLSVGGDHSITGSILKSLGRDRPVGLVHFDAHCDTSGVGDGARFHHSGPFRTAVLDGVLDPDRTIQIGIRGSAEFFWEFSYESGMTVLHAEDVEEMGVKAVIAKAREVVGDGPVYVSFDVDCLDPVYAPGTGTPEVGGLTSREALAILRGLDGLDVVGADVVEVAPQYDPTSNTAQVGAQILFEELCLATRALRNRRQAR
- a CDS encoding flavin monoamine oxidase family protein is translated as MGNSPIHTASRQASIGHVAVIGAGFAGLTAARALKAAGHRVTVLEARDRVGGRINTKLATDGTPVDVGGQWIGPGQDRVIALAEELGVETFPSYEAGENLCLYDGKLMRFAGLLPPHEPAGLADTEAIFGALDALAATADAERPWETPNAGELDSITFEQWIVRTANTPEAAFWMCFLANSVLAADARELSMLHVMVYIKAGGGLASLISMSGGAQERRFTKGAQQLAERLADSLRDDIRFNCPVTAITQDGSGVTIEHAGGSLRADRVIVTLPPALAGRLRYSPALPGQRDHLTQRMPMGACIKIQCFYDTPFWREDGLSGMAVNQDGPISLTYDNSPPSGLPGVLVCFIEGDDAKEWTGRSTGERRTAVLDALARLFGPRALEVREFIEQSWLEEEYSRGGYAGFMVPGVWTRLGPALTAPCGLIHWAGTETAARWQGYMDGAIRSGERVAGEIVTALATA